A genomic region of Parambassis ranga chromosome 7, fParRan2.1, whole genome shotgun sequence contains the following coding sequences:
- the LOC114438183 gene encoding oxysterol-binding protein-related protein 2-like: MSNEDEFFDAVTGLDSDESYEGVSEASFKDAQVFESSSQKNNGSVPQENGIKKHRTSLPAPMFSRNTVSIWSILKKCIGLELSKITMPIAFNEPLSFLQRISEYMEHTYLIRRACSLSDSLERMQAVAAFAVSAVASQWDRTGKPFNPLLGETYELTREEQGFRWVSEQVSHHPPVSAFHAESLAGDFVFHGSIYPKLKFWGKSVEAEPKGNITLELLKHNEAYTWSNPYCCVHNIILGKLWIEQYGTVEIVNHSTGDKCVLNFKPCGMFGKELHKVEGYIQDKSKKKLCVIYGKWTECMWSVDPQAFETHKKSEKKGDYKKQKNEEVEGAENDDADDMPEVQETVSVVPGSTLLWRIDSRPAHSATMYNFTNFAMSLNELEPGMEAILAPTDCRFRPDIKAMENGNIDEASKEKERLEEKQRAARKERNKNDEEWSTRWFQMGTNPYSGSQEWLYTGGYFNRNYQNLPDIY, translated from the exons ATGAGCAATGAGGATGAATTCTTCGACGCCGTCACAG GCCTGGATTCAGACGAGTCGTACGAGGGGGTGTCGGAGGCCAGTTTCAAAGATGCGCAGGTGTTTGAAAGCAGCAGTCAGAAGAACAATGGCTCGGTGCCACAAGAGAACGGCATCAAGAAACACAG GACATCTTTACCTGCACCCATGTTTTCCAGAAACACTGTCAGTATCTGGAGTATCCTTAAGAAATGTATCGGACTG GAACTGTCCAAGATCACGATGCCCATTGCCTTCAATGAGCCTCTGAGCTTCCTGCAGAGAATCTCAGAATACATGGAACACACATACCTCATCAGGAGAGCCTGCTCGCTGTCCGACTCCTTGGAACGcatgcag GCCGTAGCAGCCTTTGCCGTGTCAGCAGTAGCGTCTCAGTGGGACAGAACTGGAAAACCTTTCAACCCTCTGCTGGGAGAAACCTATGAACTCACcag AGAGGAACAGGGTTTCCGGTGGGTATCAGAACAGGTCTCCCATCATCCTCCAGTTAGTGCCTTTCATGCAGAGAGCCTGGCTGGGGACTTCGTCTTCCACGGCTCCATCTACCCCAAACTCAAATTCTGGGGCAAGAGTGTTGAGGCGGAGCCTAAAGGGAATATCACACTAGAACTACTCAA gcaCAATGAGGCATACACATGGAGTAACCCATACTGCTGTGTACACAATATCATCCTGGGCAAACTGTGGATAGAGCAGTATGGCACAGTGGAAATAGTCAACCACAG CACTGGAGACAAGTGTGTGTTGAATTTTAAGCCATGTGGTATGTTTggcaaagagctgcacaaagtGGAGGGATATATCCAAGACAAGAG taaaaagaagctATGTGTTATCTATGGAAAGTGGACAGAGTGCATGTGGAGCGTGGACCCGCAGGCCTTTGAGACGCACAAGAAGTCAGAGAAGAAAGGAGATTATAAGaagcaaaaaaat GAGGAGGTTGAAGGCGCGGAGAACGATGATGCAGACGACATGCCTGAAGTACAAGAGACTGTGTCTGTGGTACCTGGAAGCACCCTGCTGTGGAGGATAGATTCCAGACCAGCACACTCTGCTACG ATGTACAACTTTACAAACTTTGCGATGTCTCTCAATGAGCTGGAACCTGGAATGGAGGCCATATTGGCTCCCACAGACTGTCGCTTCAGGCCTGACATCAAAGCCATGGAGAATGGCAACATAG acgAGGCGAGTAAGGAGAAGGAGCGActggaggagaaacagagagcggccaggaaagagagaaacaagaatGATGAGGAGTGGTCTACTAG gtGGTTCCAAATGGGCACCAACCCATACAGTGGCTCCCAGGAGTGGCTCTACACCGGCGGCTACTTTAATAGGAACTACCAAAACCTGCCAGATATCTACTGA